The Oncorhynchus kisutch isolate 150728-3 linkage group LG20, Okis_V2, whole genome shotgun sequence genome has a segment encoding these proteins:
- the LOC109865141 gene encoding recoverin, protein MLDFKEYIMALHLTSSGRTIQKLEWAFNLYDVDRNGSITKKEIQEIVESIFNMISKEDQKNLPDDENTPEKRADKIWDSFGKKENDKLTEEEFIQGVMDNRNILRLVQFGQPQKVQERLKEMKH, encoded by the exons ATGCTGGACTTTAAGGAGTACATCATGGCCCTGCACTTGACCTCCTCTGGGAGGACCATACAGAAACTGGAGTGGGCGTTCAACCTGTACGATGTCGACCGCAACGGAAGCATAACCAAGAAGGAGATCCAGGAGATCGTCGAG TCAATATTCAACATGATCTCCAAAGAGGACCAGAAGAATCTTCCTGATGATGAGAACACACCAGAGAAGAGAGCTGATAAAATCTGGGACTCCTTCGGCAAGAAAGAAAATG ATAAGCTAACAGAGGAGGAGTTTATCCAGGGAGTGATGGACAACAGAAACATCCTCAGACTGGTGCAGTTTGGCCAGCCACAGAAGGTACAGGAGAGACTAAAGGAGATGAAACATTAG